The following are encoded in a window of Candidatus Omnitrophota bacterium genomic DNA:
- the recR gene encoding recombination protein RecR, translating to MRGLPKPMTALIEQFCKMPGIGTRSAQRLTFYILQSSAEDIEQLLRYIREVKENVRFCSICHNLSEKDVCSICSDDSRDASKVCVVEGPAGVISMEKSGAYDGTYHVLLGEISPIDGVGPEDLKINDLIKRVRSGKVKELIIATDFTTEGETTALYLAEVLKKHKVKVTRLSRGVPVGGSLEHADVATLQRAFEERR from the coding sequence ATGAGAGGCTTACCCAAGCCGATGACGGCTCTTATAGAACAGTTCTGCAAAATGCCCGGGATCGGCACGCGATCGGCCCAGCGGCTCACCTTTTACATATTGCAGTCATCCGCCGAAGATATCGAACAATTGCTCAGGTATATTCGCGAAGTTAAGGAGAACGTCAGGTTCTGTAGTATATGCCACAATCTCAGCGAGAAGGATGTCTGTTCGATCTGTTCTGATGATTCCCGTGACGCTTCCAAGGTTTGCGTGGTGGAAGGCCCGGCCGGGGTCATCTCCATGGAAAAAAGCGGGGCATACGACGGCACGTATCATGTGCTGCTCGGGGAGATTTCCCCTATAGACGGGGTGGGTCCGGAGGACCTTAAGATAAACGACCTGATAAAAAGGGTCAGAAGCGGCAAGGTCAAGGAGCTCATCATCGCGACGGATTTCACCACCGAAGGCGAGACCACCGCGCTCTACCTTGCCGAAGTACTTAAAAAACATAAAGTGAAAGTCACCCGCCTCTCAAGAGGGGTGCCCGTGGGCGGCAGCCTGGAACACGCGGACGTGGCGACCCTGCAGAGGGCTTTCGAAGAGAGAAGATGA